Within Ischnura elegans chromosome 6, ioIscEleg1.1, whole genome shotgun sequence, the genomic segment AACTAATGTCCAAATTACACGTACACTATAGATGAGTGTAGATGAAAAccctctcaaaatattttaatcttatttcAGTTTTCTTCTCACTATACCGTGACATATCAGGGCACAAATACAGGGTGGCCATACAAATTCAAAATGACATTAACGAACTTTACTAAACTTTCCAGACTATATTTGTTTTTCCCGGCTACTTTATCATAAACATAAGACGAAATATTCGTCCTTACGGgagataaaaaagtaattaacggCATTAACATAATAACCTAAACATAAATTCTAACAAACTCACGATAGACATGTGAATAAAGACAACTATGGAGACAGTTGAACCTGAATGACATTTCGGGTGTAGAACGTTCACTCATGAAAGATACGTAAATacattagataaataaataaaaatcgccATTACATTATCCGCGCAGGCACTTTTTCCATACATATcttttcaataaatgaaattccaaatatttCTCTCCCATTCTACGTTTTCCAGAAGAATGGCGACTCCGGAATATTATGGCTTCGAGAACAAAGAAACGGGACACAGACTTCTCCAGCAGATATCGACAGTGTTGAAGGCAACGAAAAACCAACGGAGAATTAATAATGCTCCAGCCTTTCCTTCGAGCAATAAGGCAATCAAAAACTTCAGTTGGACGCTcacatgccctgatgacgatgcccGTGTCAAGCATCGAAACGTTAGCTATAGAAAACTGACTTGGCGGAGaacccgaaaagaattcctaCAGTTTTTGAACCAGGAAAGCCTACGATTCGATCATAACTACAGATTGCCACTTGAACACATTCCTTCACTATATTTCGCAGCACCACGATGATATTCATAAGCTAAGGCTTCCCCGAATGCGAATTTTTGCGATCCCATTTACGATTGCAGGCTAGGAACGCTGTGGTAAGGCCCGCACAGCATCCAGAATCGTAATTAACTCCACGAATACAAAACATCgtgaaatacattaaaaagtaTAAATGAAGCCACAGAAAATTTTCACTCGCGGAAACCAAGGATATATGCGAATGCGAATAACGAATTTCGTACAAAAAAACATGTATACAATAAGAACCATTTTCGTGAATATCGGGTCGCCCCCTGAAACACCTTTTATCCACCGCCGCGAAATTGCGCCATTACTCATTCCAtagagacccaattccatcccatacaaggcggatttctgttaccacttcagtcgcattttattcggctttcaaaaatgtccgcgacgcggtgacaagtgcaatgcgacccacttttttccaatattttgcagtgcaatgtttgtaatggcgaggaatagcattgataagtcatgaatttgatagatcacatcatcatgtgcattAATTTCTGTTAATACCCCCAATTCTGCCTTATATCCCCCtcaaattcggatcactttgtccgtcagcgacgcgagtggcgacttctgtaaatccatttaaatgtgcggtgggtgacaacacttttcgaggccgacttaaggatcctctttaaTAATATTCGTGACTCgtgcataaaaaaaaacagaatcatAAAAAAACGAAGTCGATTCTCCAGACTGAGTACCCAGCATCACGTCCCAACGCTTCAGAATACGTCACAGGTATGAGTTTCTGCGAAAAAATTCTCGAGGAAGTCtggaatttgaatattttattaagttcgagaaaaaaatactcgAGTTTAGGATGACTTGTGGAAAACTTTCAAGGATAAGAAATAAAAGTTATGAAAGATTCGAAAAAGTTCgagattacaaaaaaaacaaggagaGGCTTCGTTATATTCGCAATGAACAAAGTGATGCCTTCGAGAAGCTAACGCGGATGACTAACGCCCATGGCTTAAGAGTTTCCAGGAAGTATGTCGCGTAATTAAAAAGTTCTCTTTGCACTTTGAGCGCGACAGGAATAGATTAGATTATGGAATGCTCCGAAAGACGACCAGTAAGGGTGAAGAGATATATTCAGAGGCGACAAACTGAATACTAGCTACTATGGGCTAGGAAAGAATCGAAGACTGTGCACTTTCATGTCACCATCCAGTGAGAAACCCGAGAAAGCATTCATGTTCAGGTGTTCTCTActtaataccttataaaaataCTTAGTAGAAGTATGGACTTTTTCGTCCACCATTACCAGCAGATAAGGTCACTTAAAACCCAGCTTATTTGAGAATTAAAGATTTTTTACCCGATTTTCACTTAAAATGTCTCTTTAATATGGGACCGGTTGCGTCCAACTGCGAACATCTTCAGGCCCTCAAATTCTCGAATAAACCATGTATTTTGAAAAGGTTAAGGGTGAAAGTATCCAATTTACCCtattcatttttgcaatattttcacgcATTTGCAAGTTGGCCTTACTTGGTTACATGGGTCCAGGAAGGTAGTCTACATTGCAGAAAATTACTgtaattttcaaactgaaaaaatctctttaacaactttctttttttcttgttacatttaaattaattttggtaGAAAAGAGAGTAAAAAACTGAGAAATATGCCGAGCAGAAACTTATTATGAATACAAAGACTAAAGTTGCAATGCCATCAAATTTGCTATGATTTCAAACTAATCTTTAGCTGTGGCCGATCGAGAATGAAAGTCAACTCAATGCatatcttgaaaaatatgaagtaaaaatgAATAGGGGTCTGTTTGATCTCTGGAGCAATACTAGTGTGAAGCTGCCGAATATTTCATATGTTACCACCAGACAACTGTTGACTTTGTAATCTAACAACTTTCAATATTCCatcttttctccagttttttgttgttgttatgtttacaTGACAACTTGTATCATGAAATGTCTTTACTTTTTTCACATATTGTTGTAGCAGGACTTAGCTCTTAGAGTAAACTTATTCCACTTGTGTTAACTCTATTATTTTAACAACAACGGCCTACTTCCAACAAAAAGTAATAAGcgaataaatgaaatatcaatGGGTTAAAAAACCAAGTCTCAAAGTAATTTCTTATGTTATCAAATTGAAAAATCCGTccctaaaaaaaaagagagaattggATCAGAAGTAATATCTGCTCTGTTTGTCAACCTTACGGCTCTTCGGATGCTGTGGGTTGTGAGATTATTCGAAGGAGACACCCAGCAGCTATAATGATATTTGAtacaagagaagaaaaaatggaaacaGCCAGCAATTTCCTCCTATAAAGGAAGCAGATCTTAGCTAAAGGTGTGCAGTACAGAGTGGAAGGGGAATGGTGTCCCTGAAAATAGTAGTCGAGCCCAGATAGCAAAATAAATAGACAAATGTCGAACCCACTACGAAGCACCCTCCAAACAATTCAAAACAAGGGTTCACCTCTGGAGTGGAGTAGATCCCCCCCAAAAATTCcttacgggtgtgaggaaaaaatttgtcaggcttgttgatttccccggagtgttcagatatcgagattcgagttattagggttctaatgttgatcatatgactcttctaaaatgctttaaaaacttaaaactcactaattataaaatttccctgggcaagatccccggtttgggcccccccaatattttttgctagTCGACATCCCTGCCACCATTGATGCTTAAGAAACAGGGCAGCCTTTCACAGCTGGAGGAAAGAAGACAGGTACATCAGATACAAGTAAAACTCCACATGACATAAGAAACCCACTCATTGAAGCTATGCATATGTGTACGAATAGCAAGGGGATCTGgtaaaatcaaagaatgcattaaaacaaaataaattcactattttatttttgttcttgaGTAGCACTACATCTTGCCAGCAAGACTGAAAAATACTGTGCATAACATCTTTTATCTTCTCTCGCAACAATCATTTCACAAGAAGGAATCCTGTCGAGGCCCTCCAAAGTGACCAATATGCCACCCTGAGCCTTAAATTACTacctcaatataaataaataccacaagaagagaaaaaaagtcaAAGATTTGTTCTTGGCATAGACCTTGATGAATTgccaaggaaattttgaaaatgggaaaattatttaatgataaaagaGTCACCATGTGAAGTTCGTAAATACAAGCATTCGACAAATAGAACTCCGACTAATTTCACCCTCACAAACTTCTAAAGCATCATGTTATTTCACAACAAATTCCTGCCATAATCTTTGGTTTATCAAAtgatgtattttcatcatttcataaaAGTGAAAAGATAGGGATTTTTCAGCAACTGAGACCCGACACCCATATAGGTACCAAAATGACATGGGAGGATTATTATAAATCCTTTGGcacattcattttgaaattttcacacacactgaataaatattcaatttccatgttaaaaaaaaacaaaatgctgACCAAGGCGTGGAAATTCAAACATCACACTCCACAAGACTCACATTGTGACGCCAACCCATTTAAACAGCATAACTCTACTCCATAGGAACCATCAGATGGTAACTTAATAGGCATAAAAACATGCTTTAAAATTCAAGAGAATTGCTCTGAAACTTCATACACAATCAAATAAAAGCTGATTTAATGTGTAAGCCCAACCTTGGCATCAGCAGGtacatcaattaaatttttttgctaccctaaactgcaatattttcaattgtcTTTTTTCCACTTCCCAGGGAACACATACTCATTCATCATGTTGTAGATCACTCCCAACATCAAGGCACCGACCACAGCCCCCTGGGCACCTACTCGAAGTTGCATAAGGTACACTGATGTTGACATTTTTCCTTTGTTCTTGAAGGCATACACTCCATAACTAACGGCACCTATCAATCCTGTGAGTCCTAAAATCagtaaatatgattaaaaattagaaaagcaaATATCTTTTAAAGGTCAGATTGACGGGAGAATCAGAAAATTGATATTCACTGTTAATGCTAAAGAATTTAgtattacttattttatattgacAGGGGAGTCAGATAATTGATATTTACTGTCAATGCTAAAgaatttaatattaccttttttcattaaaaatacaagtCAACTTGCTAAATAAATTATAGAGTCGATCAGtcttccattttttataaatcgGATGTCATTAGACCCAACAGAAGGATTTTTGCTCAGTACATCGTAGGTGAGCCTGATTTTATTGTATGAATCATGCTTCAGCTACAGATACCAAACACAATTCTCAACCATAGAATCTAAAAGTGTTTAGACCTAACAAACCATATTTGCTAAAAACAGTTCTTTCAGTgtacacatttattttcactgcCAGCCGTATGAAAGTTAGTAAGTTTGAGGGGTGCTTTGCATGGCTCTAAATGAGATCCAGTGACATGGTCAGCAGGAATGCATAATGCCATCAATTAAGTATGAGTTAAGGTTGCCAGTTTTTATGGCTAATAGCTTGAGAAATACGCATtgaatcaaaaaatgaaaaaatattggtctcTCTGCATATTTTAAAGATTCCATCACaatcaataagaaaaaaattgggagAATGAACCCATTACCCAACTGACCAACAAATATTTTGCTACAGCAGAGATTTTGTATCATCCACAGTCATATACAGAATACTAAACCTATCCAACCACACTGAAGTCCGAGGAACCAAGAGCTCCCCAGGTTATAGGCAAGATTTTGTTAGatgcatgatttttatgaatTACATAGTTATTTGGCATTCGTGATGGTGAATACTGCTAACACAAAACTATactaagcaataaaatatttattttctctcagaaaataaaaattgatacatttttaattgttcaccAATTTAGTTTTTTATGACGAGGGTTTCATCATATATGTACCGACATTTTCAACTGATGAATAGATTAGAATGCATATAAGATTTCAGGCAAAGGGTAAGAAGACACGAGAATGGTGGAGGATtggaagaatgataaaaatttcataccCCATGCTGCAAGACTCACTCTGCGCACTCATAACCTCAATTGTCCCAGTCCAAGCAGTCATCAGGCTCTGGCAATTCATCCCACAGCTATCTCTACGTGTTTTATACAGGTTTGGTCCCCATGGCTATTGCATAGGTCACCTATCCATTCTTTAGATGGCTACTTCTCCCAATTTCAGCTCATAAATTAACTACTTGTCACCAGACGGATCAATTCTCATGGAATGAAAAATGGCTAACCCCTCCTGATCCATATCATTTTCATAATATGAGGCTTTGAAATGTTAAACATCAGCATCCCTCACACCAACAAAGCTGTGGAAAGTTACTGACACCATTAGCTAATCAAATCCAATCAATGAAGTACTACAACATCCTAAGGGATGGAGTAAGCCCATTCCTTGGTCACAACTTTATGGGGATGCAGAACTACCACGTCAATGAATACGTAGTTCAGGAGGTTCTCCCTTCGAAAATTGATATGCATAAGATGAATATGCAACttacaattcatttttatttatttatttcaaaagcccacgtacaaaattttcaatttacagtggcgcaataacaagaaataatattataatacattaactggtgaaataaaaatttgcaaactTGGCTCTTATCTAATCTTTCTTGCAAGCATACTTCTTTATACAGTTTCTAACTACTTCTTGCCATAATCTTCATCATGCTTTAGGTATTTGCTCCTTATACTTGTTAGTCATTGAGCCAAGGTGAACTGACAACCTAGTCAAAATGTGGACAtgatcaatgaaataaataaacacagGCCAAATGGATAAAAGAAACTGCGTTAGATGGCACaaggagaaaaagaaggaaatacaAAACTTAAGATTGAAGGTCTGTGGATGTAACAACTAAATTAAGTGACTGACAACTATTCCAGCCAAGAATACTAATGAATAACCTGATCGATTAAACACCttcaaatgaataattacattttatggcCAAAGACAAAAATTGACCAACTTACCTACAACAAGAAAGGGTGCATCTCTTGCTTTCCTTGCCAATCTCTGGGAGTGGCTTTCTTCATCAAGAGCCACAGGCGATGACGCAGACATGTTCTATGGATTAAGTAGATACTAATTTTAGTAAAAACACTAATAAAAGAGAGGAATGACTTCATTGGTCATGCCTAaaggccactatacacggtgaatgatcaggCCATCATTCATGGGATCATGCGAGAAAACTACAACATGTACTGACTTTCATTGTATGATCATGCTCATGACGGTTCATTcacgaatttttccgttatacagagtgaataatttcattcacataatcattcgcatgatcattcaccgcctTTAGGGCATTATGCCCTGAGGAAGACAATTGTCaagggaaaagtggatggcaaaaaACTTGCTAATCATAACAGATTTCATACAAACTCtccatttaaattttgttgacaCTTCCCTGATTCCcaggaaggatttgaaaaatgtgtgTAACTTTATATAAAAGACAAAGCACTGATATATGTATAGGGATTAAAAGCAAAAATGCAGCAAAGTTTCAAGTAAAATAGTCAAGCAGCACTTATTTGGTGCTCTGTATGCCATCCAGCTAGGACGGAAACAAAACTACCAACTTGCTTCTCAAATGCAGAAATGCTGCCAtgttaaatcataattttaatattttttctttgtatccATCAGGTATTTTCCTGAAATTGATATGACTTCTCTGAACAGCGTAAATCCTTTAGTATGTATGCCGGATGTCTCAAAATGAATAGCAAGGTTTTAATGTGCTAAAATACTCATTACACTTAACTTACAGCAGCAAATGATATCATCCAATGACATCATCCACTCATCCaataaaagagcaactcaaaTCAATTTTGTTGGTATTAAACAACGAGCACCCAATGTTTCCACCGCCATCAGTTAGAAAGCACTCGTAGCAAAGATGAGGACTAGTTAACAGAAAGCTTTTTCTATTTTAAAGCTTGCTAAGACGGAATATGTatgtagttactgtgcaacgtgcATTCTGTATTAAGTTCGGTTGTGATTCTCCAAGTGATAATAACTTCCGTACCTCTGCTACCAGCTGACCTTTTCGAATTAAgaaacacaatagggtggtttcctattatttttttattgctttaatcgaaagattattaatcctggagtacgtatttcacgcttttagatttttaaatgacaacatctatttttcgcgattaaatgaaaagtgaaaattttcaagcgcgcgaaaacgcgacgcttaagtatgaatgctcggtcggtataaaaggaaatatctcggcacgtcgtatttctggttccccctcccgcccggtgaggtgaccttgaggcgaggcttagcgctgatacgtcgcaggatgctagtacCTTGTTggattcatggttaaataaaaaacacagtactattccacaaccttatatttttgcagtctactagtttcaacgttacaacgtcaggatggtagcgcttggcttaaaaaaggtttattaataccttatcaaacgaagaaaactttccgaacttagccagttttaataggtgattattaagacatgtttccctgagctctgtgcctcatgcatgcattggtaacctcagacgatgtataactcctatcctctcgtgtagaaactaggtccctgtgacgtcatgcggagtggaatcgcatgggcgcctatctggtctttttcaaatgaggataaaatttgacccttgccattcgtctaaaccggtatttcaaaaaccaaataatttgtgtattatgaatacaccaatggtgggtaacgaatcgcaatcaatgcctttcgttttctttgatgaaggaaactaccctattgaagcagctgttgcaacaattactcAAAGAGACACGAATCAACATTTGGGAAGAATTTGTATGTTGTCCTGATGCATGACGTGTGACGAATGGTGTTCACATTGAACACTTCATGGCTTCTaggtaaaactgtttgagttgctctttcgtTTGGtacattcacaaaataaaagatataaattactatacacaaaaattaccattataaCCATTAGTTCCCACAAAAGGAGATTTatgtgaagaaaaaagaaatgagacAAAAGTACTTGTGAGCATAAAGCAATGTTTAGCAATAAATTACATGAACAATGAATGGAAAAAACATGCCATTAGATGAGAGCTCTAAAATTAGGTATGCAAGTGCCAAAGAAAAAGCTTTTCACCAAATGTATCTGGCAAACTACTCTTACATAGAATGATTAATATGAAAAACATGGTATTGGAGGAGCATTAGCTTacattatttcataaaagtaaCAGTATATAATAAGAAACACAAATTTGAAACAGAAGTACATAGGGAAAGCTAATAGCCAAGCAGGTCATCTAAACAAGCGCATTCATCCAGAATGAACAATTAGGAAGATTAAGAAAACCACTCACATTGTCTGTCATTCTGCAAATTCAAGTAATACCTAAAAATTGCACTCAAATTAGTCCAAGATTACAGATTATGCCAAGATACATCACCCAGTAAATCTAATATGACTGTACTACCTAGTACTACTTCATTGAGCTAAATAGATTTGATAGACAATATGTTTCCATAAGGGTTTAGCTGACCTACTGAAATGGATTGAGATATGTGTATACACACATGATGGTATGACATCCTCTcagtaaaagaaaatttgaataaattctaAGTGAAATTATTAAGTCCAAATTAGTGAGAAAGTGTGAGAGTGTAAGCATTAAATCCAAAAGAGGGAGAATGACTCATAAAACAGCAATCTTGTGAACGGCCATCAACTTCATATGGTTACAAATGCATTACTCCTCAGCATATCGTCGTCTACTCAGCCGCGAATATGACGCAACCTGTGTACGTGCAAAGGTAGGAAGTCATTCATTCCTCGATGGTTACAACATTTAGTGCGAGGTAAATGCAGGCTTTGAATTTTTTCAGCGGAAGGTCTCACTAAAAGTTATAACGAATGTTCATTCAACTGAGTTCTCATTAATAGGCAGTGGAAACATTGGATTGGAGACATGGGAAAGTTTGTCAGGGTAAAATATCAATAAACCAGGGACAACAGGAAGGATTTCTCGGCTAGATGTATTCAACCTTGAAGAGAGACGTAGTGTGAGAAAAACATAGGAAACTACACACTTGGTAATTTGTTCTTTGCTCGGGAAACCTTGACCCAGAAATTCAAGTTATGGCGGTCATCCTAAAGGTTAAAGTCAATCGGCCAGAACAATGATTTGTCTAAATTACAATTTATTAGGTAAAAAATGCGTCACAATTCTTGACGAGGGCCGAGGGCAATTTAAACCTCTAGTTCTCATCTCAACAATACCAGAACTGATAAAAAGAAATCCTTTACTTACCGTATTATATTACAAGCCTGATATGCCTTCCGACAAGAGATCATGCAGCGGGTTCAGGGATGAGACTTGGGTCCTATTATGTCTTGATTAAACCTTTCACTACACTACCAGCTAAAATTCCTTAAGCAACTTCGATTGCAAGATGCACCTGACTCAAACGCAGAAAACGTAATGGACATTTACGTCATTCAAACAGATGACTGACTAACGAAAACTTTCAAAACCGTACTACTAGAGCCATCTGTTGGTGATAAGAAAAGCTAAATTATCCTCTTGGCCGAGGGAGGTAATCCAAATGCGAATTCCACGGAGATAACTTCATAAATTTTTACGCTAATTGACATAAACTTGTAAGATTAGTTTGCggacgaaaaaaatattctcactgTGATTTGGGAGGTTTTGCAGTCTATAATGTCCACCAACTGCGGAAAATTATTGGGAAAAATTCATCAACTACTATGGTGACAGCATATttccccctatgaaaaaattgtataaacctgtttcaaatttttatacattgccattgtaatatataagaatgtataaaaatttgaaacaggttcatacaattttttcataggggtctGCAGCAATGGATTAAGAAAAATGCAATAATAAAGTGGAGATGAAAAGTAAGTAGTTAACAGGTGATATACGCATGAATAAAATCATAGATGAGTAATACAGGAGCGAGGCGTCATAGattgtttttttcaaatgtaaaactGTGATAGCATGCCTATGGAGTCGGTAAATATATATAGTTAGACTAATATATAATGGGGAAAAACaaagttacagacttgcccttcAGTGTGTAGGTGCAATTAGTGCTTAGATACGATGAGGATTATAATATATGTTAtaatacgagggttgtaccaaaagtaaggttcccatattttttacaaatacaaaactatgtttatttacattaattttcacatcgttgaaaagcttatatacttttgcctatttttcaacgtagtctccatttttttcgacacacttttaaagacagtggtccagcttttttatccctaagttgaagaagtctcccgccaacctgtttaggaagtgtgtgacctctgctcggacttcatcgtcgctcttgaagcgtttgccacctaagagttttgtttcggggatatAATGAAACACCCATGCTTCATCTCCTGTGACGATAGAGgatagagaccaacaactcctcccccccccctaaaattgttgaagaaatttgcgagcacagtcaaggcgttgctgcatgtgtccgtcagtcagcatacgggggacccagcaagcacacatcttgcaataacccaacgtttctgttaaaattctttcaattatgccgtgggaagcttcagggatgcgttcaacaagttcatggacagtgaccctccgatctttgagcagctcactattgatcttctggacaatccaaaactggcggtcttccactccgttctttattgtgaacttccgtgcgaccctcggcaaaagccctgcaacatttgcggacgAGCTGAAAGGACGTGCACTCTTCACCGTAAAGTTCAGTCAggtgctgatgaatctccaatggcggtaacttccttgcaaggaaAAATCGGATTAttgctcgatcctcacacttggcggcaacggggatcatcactttcattgttgacggttgctaagccaaaaATGAGCGATACAGTGAATCGCCGGctggcggactcgagagtaggggaaccactgcacacagcaatgttgtgggatttagcgTAGCACCTTTGCTCAACactgtagctcattgggaaccttacttttggtacaacccttgtATAAACAAGCTTAATAATTTATGGAAGAATACAACAATCTAATAAATATACTATGCCCAATAGCCACAACCATGGTCCTTGCCACAACATAAAGTGTTCATCAAGTGACTGCCtatcacaaaaaaatacataatagctaatcttttcatgtaGGTGTACCATCTTCAATGGGTTAACCAGTAAAAAAGATATATTACAAGtagaataaatcaaaatattcattttggcTTGCGTTTGGATTTCAGCAATTACATAAATTTGTTTGCATTAAATACTTTTAAGTGCTACATCAATGGAAACTTAGTCTCCATCATTGCTTACATTAAAAAACAGCAATGTTAATCACTTTCTTACAGAAGATGTATCTTCTCCACAAAACAACATCAGCAAAGATTTccgttaaaaaatatgatacgttGAAAATAAGTTCAGAATATTAAAGTTTTCAAGTGCAAAGA encodes:
- the LOC124161255 gene encoding HIG1 domain family member 1C-like isoform X2 yields the protein MSASSPVALDEESHSQRLARKARDAPFLVVGLTGLIGAVSYGVYAFKNKGKMSTSVYLMQLRVGAQGAVVGALMLGVIYNMMNEYVFPGKWKKDN
- the LOC124161255 gene encoding HIG1 domain family member 1C-like isoform X1, with the protein product MTDNNMSASSPVALDEESHSQRLARKARDAPFLVVGLTGLIGAVSYGVYAFKNKGKMSTSVYLMQLRVGAQGAVVGALMLGVIYNMMNEYVFPGKWKKDN